In Panulirus ornatus isolate Po-2019 chromosome 30, ASM3632096v1, whole genome shotgun sequence, a single genomic region encodes these proteins:
- the LOC139758542 gene encoding RYamide receptor-like: MGRSGNTHRGGATSTGSVARVVSMLYHRAAVRAVLSPEIEEVLCLCDEDLHVQEARFFPPFMHCQMCNVSQLEMDLLFSTGLCISSHFSHIHWTFLMYMLIFVLALLGNSLLLYILVSKPSLRTGNNLFTASLAVGDLVNVALSVLFSVLSIIVLQDWPFGAGFCVFVNYFQGASASASALTFLVMSVRRYLDVIYPSRAHVTASQDKVILVLVWGGSLLIALPMAVFSSLDPPGKC, translated from the exons ATGGGCCGCAGCGGCAACACCCACAGAGGCGGTGCGACTTCCACAGGCAGCGTTGCTAGAGTGGTCTCGATGCTGTACCACAGAGCCGCAGTGAGAGCAGTCCTCTCCCCTGAGATTGAGGAGGTTCTGTGCCTCTGTGACGAGGACCTCCATGTGCAGGAAGCACGGTTCTTCCCGCCCTTCATGCACTGCCAGATGTGCAACGTCAGTCAGCTGGAGATGGACCTCTTATTCTCCACTGGACTCTGCATATCCTCACACTTCTCCCATATCCACTGGACCTTCTTGATGTACATGTTGATCTTCGTCTTGGCTCTCCTCGGTAACTCTCTTCTCCTGTACATCCTGGTGTCGAAGCCCAGCCTGCGCACTGGCAACAACCTTTTCACAGCGAGCCTCGCCGTCGGAGACCTTGTGAACGTGGCGCTGTCAGTGCTCTTCTCCGTCCTCTCCATCATTGTTCTCCAAGACTGGCCCTTCGGAGCCGGTTTCTGCGTCTTCGTCAACTACTTTCAG GGGGCGTCCGCGTCAGCGTCTGCCCTGACCTTCCTGGTCATGAGTGTTCGTCGGTATCTGGACGTCATCTACCCTAGCCGAGCCCATGTGACCGCGTCCCAGGATAAGGTTATCCTCGTCCTAGTGTGGGGAGGGTCCCTGCTCATCGCCCTGCCCATGGCGGTCTTCTCAAGCCTAGACCCACCTGGCAAGTGTTAG